One genomic segment of Fischerella sp. PCC 9605 includes these proteins:
- the truB gene encoding tRNA pseudouridine(55) synthase TruB — translation MFGFLNLNKPFGWTSHDCVAKTRKLLRLKRVGHAGTLDPAATGVLPIALGKATRLLQYLPGEKAYKATIRLGVRTTTDDLQGEIITQQPVTGLTLETVKTALQKFEGKIEQIPPSYSAIQVQGKRLYDLARKGETVEAPVRTVEVLKMEILDWREGEFPEVDVFIACGTGTYIRAIARDLGTVLETGGTLVALQRTASSGFNLADSLTFADLEAQLQAGTFQPLPPDAALQHLPFVSLSATAAQKWCQGQRITEQDNSSAEILRVYAEDERFLGIGKSNGDVLIPTLVLI, via the coding sequence GTGTTTGGTTTCCTCAACCTCAACAAACCATTTGGCTGGACTTCCCACGACTGCGTAGCGAAGACACGAAAGCTTTTGCGCCTTAAGCGGGTAGGACACGCTGGCACTTTAGATCCAGCTGCTACGGGAGTGTTACCAATCGCACTTGGTAAAGCAACTCGTCTTTTACAGTATCTTCCTGGAGAAAAGGCATATAAAGCAACAATTCGCTTGGGTGTACGTACTACAACCGATGATTTGCAAGGGGAAATCATCACGCAACAGCCAGTGACAGGATTAACTTTAGAAACAGTAAAAACCGCGCTGCAAAAATTTGAGGGCAAAATAGAGCAAATTCCACCGAGTTACAGTGCCATTCAAGTACAAGGAAAGCGCCTATACGATTTAGCACGTAAAGGTGAAACAGTGGAAGCGCCTGTGCGAACGGTAGAAGTATTGAAGATGGAAATTTTAGATTGGCGAGAGGGGGAATTTCCCGAAGTGGATGTATTTATAGCCTGTGGTACGGGAACATATATAAGAGCGATCGCTCGTGATTTGGGTACAGTTTTAGAAACTGGTGGTACTCTCGTCGCTTTGCAACGCACTGCTAGTAGTGGGTTTAATTTAGCAGATAGCCTCACTTTTGCTGACTTAGAAGCACAACTGCAAGCTGGAACTTTTCAACCCCTTCCCCCCGATGCAGCTTTACAGCATTTGCCATTTGTTAGCTTATCAGCAACAGCTGCTCAAAAATGGTGTCAAGGTCAGCGAATTACTGAGCAAGATAATTCTTCTGCGGAGATTTTACGAGTTTACGCTGAAGACGAGCGCTTTTTGGGTATCGGAAAATCAAATGGTGATGTGTTAATTCCTACACTCGTTTTAATATAA
- a CDS encoding glycosyltransferase family 2 protein, translating into MKLSVIIPCLNAADTISLQLEALAKQEWSEPWEVIIADNGSCDQTVAIAQNYQERLPKLQIVDASSKSGAAHARNVGASVAKGEALVFCDADDEVAPGWVAAMGEALSKYDLVGGRNEHWKLNEPWLVKIYGCQEGDGIFMNHPYLPLQSGCNLGVKRSLHEAIGGFDENIFILDDVDYSWRLQQVGIKPHEVKDALVHYRFRNSIIGICRRAWDMGRQEALLYKKHRSMGMPQLMSWKSFVRTAVMFPLRFLLLKVRNKVSLTQCLMDLAWRGGQLRGCIKYGYLPF; encoded by the coding sequence ATGAAATTAAGCGTAATCATACCATGTTTAAATGCAGCAGATACTATTTCTTTGCAACTGGAAGCGCTAGCAAAGCAGGAATGGTCTGAACCTTGGGAAGTTATTATTGCAGACAACGGATCTTGCGATCAAACAGTAGCGATCGCCCAAAATTACCAAGAACGTTTACCTAAACTGCAAATTGTTGATGCATCTTCAAAATCGGGAGCAGCACACGCCCGCAATGTTGGTGCAAGTGTTGCCAAAGGAGAAGCCTTGGTATTTTGTGACGCAGATGACGAAGTTGCCCCTGGCTGGGTAGCAGCGATGGGTGAGGCACTCTCTAAGTACGATCTCGTTGGAGGTCGAAATGAACATTGGAAACTAAATGAACCTTGGTTAGTGAAAATTTACGGTTGCCAAGAAGGTGATGGAATATTTATGAATCACCCATATCTACCCTTACAAAGTGGCTGTAACCTTGGGGTCAAGCGTTCACTACATGAAGCTATTGGTGGTTTCGATGAAAATATTTTTATACTCGACGATGTTGACTACTCTTGGAGACTTCAACAGGTAGGGATAAAACCGCATGAAGTCAAAGATGCACTAGTTCACTATCGATTTCGCAACAGCATAATTGGTATATGCCGTCGTGCTTGGGATATGGGTCGTCAGGAAGCTTTGTTGTATAAAAAGCATCGATCTATGGGGATGCCTCAACTGATGTCATGGAAGAGTTTTGTCAGAACAGCGGTAATGTTTCCTTTGCGCTTCTTGCTGCTAAAAGTCCGTAACAAAGTAAGCTTAACTCAGTGTTTAATGGATTTGGCGTGGCGTGGAGGTCAATTGCGGGGTTGTATCAAGTATGGGTATCTACCCTTTTAA
- a CDS encoding glycosyltransferase family 4 protein, with protein sequence MNTNIISSLLGEKQVECHKENHSLTAHILCVGVGWFPTTPGGLERYIYELTQKLAANQDQIELCGVGLPETEPNKQIKLTNLGSPDSPIWKRLWSIRNNFQKTRTGKPDAINLHFALYSFPILDLLPQGVPITFNFHGPWASESKQEAVHDQLSVFLKHWLIEKRTYNRCDRFIVLSKAFGHILHEQYQIPWQKIHIIPGGVDTHRFQPDLLPTEARAKLGWPQDRAIIFTTRRLVHRVGIDKLLQALAAIKPRIPDFWLAIAGRGHLQAALQQQATELGLNDHVKFLGFLPDEQLPIAYQAADISVMPSQSFEGFGLAVVESLACGTPVLCTPVGGMPEIIEPFSPELITSSTKASAIAEKLEQVLLGKVPTPSREACRQYVTANFDWHKIAQEVRKVILAQT encoded by the coding sequence ATGAATACAAACATAATCAGTTCATTATTAGGAGAAAAGCAGGTGGAATGTCACAAAGAAAACCATAGTTTAACCGCACATATTCTCTGTGTAGGAGTAGGTTGGTTTCCTACGACGCCTGGAGGGCTGGAACGATATATCTACGAACTGACTCAGAAACTAGCAGCCAATCAAGACCAGATTGAATTATGTGGAGTTGGTTTACCAGAAACTGAACCAAATAAACAGATCAAGTTGACTAACTTGGGTTCACCAGATAGTCCAATCTGGAAACGACTGTGGTCAATTCGCAATAACTTTCAAAAAACCAGAACAGGAAAACCAGATGCAATTAATTTGCATTTTGCATTGTACAGCTTTCCGATATTGGATTTGCTGCCCCAAGGAGTACCAATTACCTTTAATTTTCACGGCCCTTGGGCATCTGAAAGTAAGCAAGAGGCAGTTCATGACCAATTAAGTGTTTTTCTCAAGCATTGGCTAATAGAAAAAAGAACTTACAATCGCTGCGATCGCTTTATAGTTCTTAGCAAAGCATTTGGTCACATCTTGCACGAACAGTATCAAATTCCTTGGCAAAAAATTCACATCATTCCTGGTGGAGTTGATACTCATCGGTTTCAACCCGACTTATTACCTACTGAGGCTCGTGCCAAACTCGGCTGGCCGCAAGATAGAGCAATTATATTTACAACCCGCCGCTTAGTACATCGAGTTGGAATTGATAAATTGTTGCAAGCCCTAGCAGCAATCAAACCAAGAATTCCTGATTTTTGGTTGGCGATCGCGGGTAGAGGTCATCTGCAAGCAGCACTTCAACAACAAGCAACCGAATTGGGACTCAACGACCACGTTAAATTTTTAGGATTTTTACCCGATGAGCAATTGCCCATAGCCTACCAAGCCGCTGATATAAGTGTCATGCCCAGTCAGTCTTTTGAAGGGTTTGGATTGGCAGTAGTAGAATCCCTTGCGTGTGGTACTCCCGTCTTGTGTACTCCTGTAGGTGGAATGCCAGAAATTATAGAACCATTTTCACCAGAGTTAATTACTTCTTCCACTAAAGCCTCAGCTATTGCTGAAAAATTAGAACAGGTGTTACTAGGAAAAGTGCCAACGCCTTCACGAGAAGCCTGTCGCCAGTATGTTACTGCTAATTTTGATTGGCATAAAATCGCCCAAGAGGTCAGAAAAGTCATATTAGCGCAAACATAA
- a CDS encoding GNAT family N-acetyltransferase, which yields MTPEYEYSRLANAEDIKRLGEILNQCFVGTPGDEEIYINSIGVENFRILHQKGQIAGGLAIIPMSQWWGSQPVPMGGIAAVGIAPEYRGTGAAIAMMQHTLKELHAKGVPISVLFPATQRLYRKAGYEQAGNFCTWEIPCDTIQTREQLLPVVRVPFTFEVFSKLYQQQARINNGHLDRHQAIWERITQPDEKEAIYIYQIGSKNQPEGYIIFSQHRIEDSSVLRIKDWVILTTAAAQSFWSFIASHRSQIDKVRWRSSTIDSLTLLLPEQTAKIKSTMRWMLRVIDVVKGLEKRGYPPEIQAELHLKIQDNLLAENNGRFILSVANGRGEVKSGGKGELHLDIKGLAPLYTGLFTPQQLQLAGKLDATEAALWAATQIFTGASPWMPDFF from the coding sequence ATGACACCTGAATATGAATACAGCAGGCTTGCCAATGCAGAAGATATAAAACGACTGGGGGAAATCCTCAACCAGTGTTTTGTTGGTACACCCGGAGACGAGGAAATCTACATCAACTCTATTGGTGTAGAAAATTTCCGTATCCTTCATCAAAAAGGACAAATAGCTGGTGGACTAGCAATTATCCCGATGAGTCAGTGGTGGGGTAGTCAGCCTGTACCGATGGGGGGGATTGCCGCAGTTGGCATAGCTCCAGAGTATCGTGGTACAGGAGCTGCGATCGCGATGATGCAACACACCCTCAAGGAACTCCATGCTAAGGGTGTACCCATCTCCGTTCTTTTTCCAGCCACACAACGCCTGTACCGCAAAGCCGGATATGAACAGGCAGGGAACTTTTGCACTTGGGAAATTCCTTGTGACACTATCCAAACCAGAGAACAACTACTCCCTGTTGTGCGTGTTCCGTTTACTTTTGAAGTCTTTAGTAAACTTTATCAGCAACAAGCAAGAATTAATAATGGACATCTAGACCGACATCAAGCGATCTGGGAAAGAATCACCCAACCAGATGAGAAAGAAGCTATCTACATTTATCAGATTGGTTCAAAAAACCAACCCGAAGGTTATATCATCTTCAGCCAACATCGCATAGAAGATAGTTCTGTTCTAAGAATCAAAGATTGGGTAATTCTCACAACCGCTGCGGCACAATCTTTCTGGAGTTTTATAGCCAGTCATCGATCGCAAATAGACAAGGTGCGGTGGAGAAGCTCTACTATTGATTCCCTGACTTTACTGCTGCCAGAACAAACTGCCAAGATCAAATCAACAATGCGCTGGATGCTGCGCGTTATAGATGTAGTCAAGGGGCTAGAAAAGCGGGGTTATCCACCAGAAATACAAGCCGAACTCCATCTCAAAATTCAAGATAACCTGTTAGCTGAAAATAATGGTAGGTTTATACTTTCTGTTGCTAACGGACGTGGTGAAGTCAAAAGCGGTGGCAAAGGCGAGTTGCATCTAGATATCAAAGGACTCGCACCCCTCTACACAGGCTTATTTACGCCTCAGCAATTACAGTTAGCAGGAAAATTGGATGCTACAGAAGCAGCTCTCTGGGCAGCTACGCAAATATTTACAGGTGCATCTCCTTGGATGCCGGATTTCTTCTAA
- a CDS encoding TonB-dependent receptor plug domain-containing protein encodes MKKCLFLLSVFVPSLLIAYPVLAGETEDNQQLIDKSLHTSSEIPSLSEIKLPANNAELLTQQSTLVEVSKIMIAEPVAQAETEPSTNTEDGNVEADIEIEVTGEKDTLPESTPTYVIDQEEIQKQGATSVADVLKRLPGFAINDVGYGADIHTGTYYRGYSINQSVFLINGRPINTNINTYHGATDLNSIPVESIERIELSSGAATTLYGSSAFGGIVNIITKEGSIVPKLGFTAEFGSLNFNNQQASYGGALGSVRYNFSFERSFIDNRYKVPEGAANRNADGYLTNADTARSSYFGNLIFDLDARNTLSLDATKLSSRRGLVYFGFPLQKDRLDHDGLNIGLSWKTLLGNGEDSVLTTTLGYNQDYFSTYGPTVFRGAEYNRTGVLDTQLLTARLDHDWRITANNRLRWGLDLKNTNLNGETDSTRPDRIALNEIENNSLLNTALFVVNTWNITNNLELDLGLRQNFDSQFGNYLNPSVGLRYAVTPNLAVRGSWAGGQRNPGLDQLYLYDTVHGWLPNPDLEPETGSSWTAGIDVNFSDNLTGQFTYFGSSLDNRLGIIQGKWENIGLVDTNGFEAALRWRIASGWSTFINYTYTDAQIKTGIEKGLQLGMIPYSVAQAGIGYESAGWQANLYATYNSGARRAFFNNPGDKTTDFVPSFFNLDFSTRVPLTRNLGVTLYLENLLGEQYERVNRTYSPGFTFRIGLTSNL; translated from the coding sequence GTGAAAAAGTGTCTTTTTTTGCTGTCAGTTTTTGTACCGAGTTTACTGATAGCCTATCCTGTTTTAGCTGGTGAAACTGAAGATAATCAACAGCTTATCGATAAATCGCTCCACACAAGTTCAGAAATTCCCAGCTTAAGTGAAATAAAATTACCTGCCAATAATGCTGAATTATTAACTCAGCAATCTACATTAGTTGAAGTTAGCAAAATCATGATTGCTGAACCAGTAGCGCAGGCAGAAACAGAACCTTCTACTAACACCGAAGATGGGAATGTAGAGGCAGATATCGAGATAGAAGTAACAGGGGAAAAAGACACTTTACCCGAATCCACTCCTACTTATGTAATTGATCAAGAAGAAATTCAAAAACAAGGCGCTACAAGCGTAGCCGATGTTTTGAAAAGATTGCCAGGATTTGCCATCAATGATGTCGGTTATGGAGCAGATATTCACACAGGTACATATTATCGAGGATACTCAATAAATCAGTCAGTATTCCTCATTAATGGCAGACCGATTAATACTAATATCAACACCTATCATGGCGCAACTGACTTAAATAGCATTCCCGTAGAGTCGATTGAAAGAATAGAACTATCAAGTGGTGCAGCCACTACCTTGTATGGTTCCTCTGCCTTTGGGGGAATTGTTAATATTATTACCAAAGAAGGTAGCATCGTTCCTAAACTAGGTTTTACTGCGGAATTTGGTTCTTTGAATTTCAATAATCAACAAGCTAGCTATGGTGGTGCGCTTGGTTCTGTTCGGTATAACTTCAGCTTTGAAAGAAGCTTTATTGATAACCGTTATAAAGTACCTGAAGGTGCAGCCAATCGTAATGCTGATGGTTATTTAACCAACGCAGATACTGCTAGGAGTAGCTACTTCGGTAACTTGATATTTGATTTAGATGCCAGAAATACTCTTTCTTTAGACGCAACTAAACTTAGCAGTCGCCGGGGTTTAGTGTATTTTGGTTTTCCGCTCCAGAAAGACCGACTAGACCACGATGGACTTAATATTGGTTTATCTTGGAAAACCCTGCTAGGTAATGGCGAAGATTCGGTTCTCACAACAACACTAGGCTACAATCAGGATTATTTCAGCACTTATGGCCCTACAGTTTTTAGAGGTGCAGAATATAATCGTACAGGAGTTTTAGATACCCAACTACTAACAGCTAGGCTAGATCACGATTGGCGAATTACCGCAAATAATAGATTGCGGTGGGGCTTAGATTTGAAAAATACTAACTTGAATGGCGAGACTGATAGTACACGCCCTGATAGAATTGCCCTCAATGAGATAGAAAACAATAGTCTGTTGAATACCGCTTTATTTGTTGTCAATACTTGGAATATTACCAACAATCTTGAGCTAGATTTAGGACTGAGACAAAACTTTGATAGTCAGTTTGGGAACTATTTGAATCCTAGTGTCGGATTGCGTTATGCTGTGACTCCGAATTTGGCTGTGCGAGGAAGCTGGGCAGGAGGACAGCGTAATCCCGGATTAGATCAGTTGTATTTATATGATACGGTTCACGGTTGGTTGCCAAATCCAGATTTAGAACCAGAAACAGGTTCATCTTGGACTGCGGGAATAGATGTTAATTTTTCTGACAATTTGACAGGACAATTTACTTACTTTGGCAGTAGCTTAGATAATCGCCTAGGAATCATCCAAGGAAAATGGGAAAACATCGGGCTAGTCGACACGAACGGTTTTGAGGCGGCGCTGCGGTGGAGAATTGCTTCTGGTTGGTCTACCTTTATTAACTACACTTATACAGATGCCCAGATTAAAACGGGAATAGAAAAAGGCTTGCAGTTGGGTATGATTCCCTACTCAGTAGCCCAAGCTGGTATTGGTTATGAAAGTGCAGGATGGCAAGCTAATTTGTATGCTACTTATAATAGTGGCGCTCGCAGAGCTTTCTTTAATAACCCAGGAGATAAGACTACAGATTTTGTACCATCTTTCTTTAATTTAGATTTCAGTACTCGTGTACCTTTAACCAGAAATTTAGGAGTAACGCTTTACTTAGAAAATTTACTAGGTGAGCAATACGAGCGAGTGAATCGTACTTATAGCCCTGGGTTTACTTTTCGTATTGGTTTAACATCGAATTTGTAA
- a CDS encoding tetratricopeptide repeat protein: MNCCYQFILNLITAVALTCFFLASPAYSLPTSIIPVTADDLFKLGVQNTLYGNYQEAIKYFQQAIEEKKDFAAAYSNRCLAYINIQDYQNAIADCTQAINFLPNNAEAFLNRGIAQYRLGYYEAAIADDEKAIALKPNDFRAYYNRGIANASLEKYQQAIADYNIALSQIPEISGSLLADIYNDRGLARFELADLQAAMLDFNMAIRLNASNYRAYFNQGCACAKSNNYLSAVRNFTEVIQLDPSNGNAYINRGIAFHRLGYEQTAIADLQKAAAYFGHKGEKLAYEKTLYLIKTVQKQIPPKVVIA, translated from the coding sequence ATGAATTGCTGCTATCAATTCATTCTCAATTTAATTACTGCTGTTGCACTTACCTGTTTTTTTCTCGCTTCACCTGCGTATTCATTACCCACTTCTATCATCCCAGTCACAGCAGACGACTTATTTAAATTGGGAGTACAGAATACACTATACGGTAACTATCAGGAAGCTATTAAATATTTCCAACAGGCAATAGAGGAGAAGAAGGATTTTGCCGCAGCTTACAGCAATCGCTGCCTTGCCTATATCAATATACAGGATTATCAAAATGCGATCGCCGACTGCACGCAAGCAATCAATTTTTTACCGAACAACGCTGAGGCTTTTCTAAACCGGGGAATTGCCCAGTATAGACTAGGATACTATGAAGCGGCGATCGCTGATGATGAAAAAGCGATCGCACTCAAACCAAATGATTTTCGAGCTTACTACAACCGAGGAATCGCAAACGCCTCTCTGGAAAAATACCAGCAGGCAATAGCAGACTACAATATTGCCTTGAGCCAAATTCCCGAAATATCTGGTTCTCTGCTTGCCGACATCTACAATGATCGAGGGTTAGCCCGTTTTGAATTGGCAGACCTGCAAGCTGCTATGCTCGACTTTAATATGGCGATTCGCCTGAATGCCAGCAACTACAGAGCTTACTTTAACCAAGGTTGTGCTTGTGCCAAAAGCAATAATTACCTAAGTGCAGTGCGTAATTTCACTGAAGTAATTCAACTTGATCCCAGCAATGGCAATGCTTATATTAACCGGGGGATAGCCTTCCATCGTCTTGGTTACGAACAAACTGCGATCGCAGACTTGCAAAAAGCCGCTGCTTACTTTGGACACAAAGGAGAGAAGCTGGCATACGAAAAGACACTATATTTAATCAAGACCGTGCAAAAACAAATACCACCAAAAGTTGTAATTGCCTAA
- a CDS encoding DMT family transporter codes for MTKIHQTSDRWRLGLALSLLTVFLWGILPIALTVTLRQVDVYTVTWFRFLISFVLLAIYLGTQGKLPTLRQLRSTSWKLLAIATIFLASNYILYLQGLALTSPSNAQVIIQLAPLLMGFGGLVIFREHYTLRQWFGVGVLTVGFILFFHEQLFQSFVEISQYTNSSSIHLATLAKYLSLFNALGITLNASNQYLLGSSLIVLAAATWAVYALAQKQLLQSLSSANIMLIIYGGCTLFFSLVANPKIILSLDLLHFGMLIFCALNTLIAYGAFAESLQHWEASRVSAVLASTPIVTLLSVGIISVIVPNLISPEKINFIGILGAILVATGSVAIALGKHS; via the coding sequence ATGACTAAAATCCATCAAACTTCCGATCGCTGGCGTCTAGGGTTAGCATTATCGCTATTGACCGTTTTCTTGTGGGGAATTCTACCGATTGCCTTAACAGTGACATTACGTCAAGTAGATGTATACACTGTCACTTGGTTTCGTTTTTTGATTTCGTTTGTTTTGCTAGCAATTTATTTGGGCACGCAAGGGAAATTACCGACACTAAGACAGTTGCGTTCTACGTCTTGGAAATTATTAGCGATCGCCACAATTTTCTTAGCTAGTAATTACATTCTTTACCTCCAGGGTTTAGCATTAACCTCACCCTCGAATGCTCAAGTAATCATCCAGCTAGCGCCTTTGCTCATGGGTTTTGGAGGTTTAGTAATTTTTCGGGAGCATTATACACTGCGTCAGTGGTTTGGCGTAGGTGTTCTGACTGTTGGTTTTATCTTATTTTTTCACGAGCAACTTTTTCAATCTTTCGTAGAAATTTCCCAGTATACAAATTCGTCTAGCATACATCTGGCTACACTAGCAAAATATTTGTCCTTATTTAATGCTCTAGGGATTACCCTGAATGCATCCAATCAATATTTACTGGGAAGCAGTTTAATTGTACTAGCAGCAGCTACATGGGCAGTTTACGCTTTAGCACAAAAACAGTTGTTGCAATCTTTATCTTCTGCCAATATCATGCTGATAATTTATGGAGGATGTACTTTATTTTTCTCGCTTGTTGCTAATCCCAAAATAATTTTATCACTTGATTTATTACATTTTGGAATGTTGATTTTTTGTGCTTTAAATACTTTAATTGCCTATGGTGCTTTTGCTGAATCTCTACAACACTGGGAGGCATCACGAGTCAGCGCAGTCTTGGCTTCCACTCCCATAGTTACTTTATTATCAGTTGGAATTATATCAGTAATAGTACCGAACTTAATATCACCAGAAAAAATCAATTTCATAGGAATTTTGGGGGCAATTTTAGTTGCAACTGGTTCGGTGGCGATCGCCTTAGGTAAACACTCGTAA
- a CDS encoding alpha/beta hydrolase, translated as MNSLFGKWASTLRKNWLLLLLSTVLPTFGLSYSALTAQRIYASYSALERSVSVTALENFAKNGVVDEELAVYTQFLKPGQLQELRRTLLSPIKVDPVAVSQFLYTPQGEFLLRRLTEVIRTESRQPEAGFHALRAALILAAKEPEGLTLLNLVRKYPNSSIHIDLTRTLGIAAELQKMVNETNRAVAAVFQKSIKETATIPASLNLSQLPDLRRQGRFVAKKMQLKYFDGAPGRGRLLLTDIYLPNTRTKVPVIVISHGLGTDSSNFQYLANYLASYGLAVVVPNHPGSDSKQLRSLLNGSASEIAQPEEFYNRPLDIKYILNQLEADSRLKNRLNLQQVGVFGQSLGGYTALALAGAKINFEQLNKDCNQQALKQNWNMSLLLQCRAVDLYGKDYNLRDERVKAVIAVNPITSSIFGETGLSKIKTPVMIVAGTDDTIAPALYEQIQPFSWINNSQKYLVLMAGGTHFSVIGETKNRQNQVALPSDLVGDNPTLARRYINTLSLPFFATYVGEMSKYSPYLNAAYARSISSQTMGLSLIQSLTPTELARATAK; from the coding sequence ATGAACAGCTTGTTTGGTAAGTGGGCTAGCACCCTGAGAAAAAATTGGTTGTTGCTGCTTCTCTCAACGGTGCTACCAACATTTGGGTTGAGCTATTCTGCCCTTACAGCACAGCGTATCTATGCGTCTTATTCAGCCTTAGAACGTTCTGTTTCCGTTACAGCTTTAGAAAACTTCGCCAAAAACGGTGTAGTTGATGAAGAATTGGCGGTTTACACACAATTTTTGAAACCAGGACAGCTTCAGGAGTTGCGACGGACACTACTCAGTCCGATTAAAGTTGATCCGGTAGCAGTTTCACAATTCCTCTATACCCCGCAAGGAGAATTTTTGCTGCGGCGCTTGACAGAAGTGATTAGGACTGAATCTCGCCAACCAGAAGCAGGATTTCATGCTTTGCGAGCGGCTTTGATTCTAGCAGCAAAGGAGCCAGAAGGCTTAACGCTATTGAATTTAGTGCGTAAATATCCCAACTCCAGCATTCACATTGATTTGACACGTACTTTAGGAATAGCAGCCGAACTGCAAAAAATGGTCAATGAAACCAACCGTGCTGTCGCAGCAGTTTTCCAAAAGTCAATAAAAGAAACCGCTACTATTCCAGCATCATTGAATCTTTCTCAATTGCCAGATTTACGGCGTCAAGGAAGATTTGTAGCAAAAAAAATGCAGTTGAAGTATTTTGACGGCGCACCGGGACGGGGACGACTTTTATTGACTGATATTTACCTGCCTAACACCCGTACTAAAGTACCTGTAATCGTGATTTCTCATGGATTAGGTACAGACAGCAGTAACTTTCAATACTTAGCCAATTATCTAGCTTCCTACGGTTTGGCTGTCGTCGTTCCTAACCATCCGGGTAGCGATAGTAAACAATTGCGATCGCTATTAAATGGCAGTGCTAGTGAGATAGCACAACCGGAAGAATTTTACAACCGACCTTTGGATATAAAATACATACTAAATCAGCTAGAGGCTGATTCACGACTCAAAAACCGACTAAATTTACAACAAGTAGGAGTATTTGGTCAATCATTAGGTGGTTACACAGCTTTAGCCTTAGCTGGTGCAAAAATTAACTTTGAGCAACTAAATAAAGACTGTAATCAACAGGCGCTTAAACAAAACTGGAATATGTCTTTGTTACTTCAGTGTCGCGCGGTGGATTTGTATGGCAAGGATTATAACTTGCGGGATGAGCGAGTCAAAGCTGTAATAGCAGTTAACCCAATTACTAGTAGCATCTTTGGAGAAACAGGCTTAAGCAAGATCAAAACTCCAGTCATGATTGTCGCCGGCACTGATGATACGATCGCACCAGCTTTATACGAACAAATTCAGCCTTTCTCCTGGATTAATAATTCACAAAAGTATCTTGTTCTGATGGCTGGGGGGACACACTTTTCTGTCATTGGTGAGACTAAAAATAGACAGAACCAGGTAGCATTACCTTCGGATTTAGTAGGGGATAATCCAACCCTGGCGCGTCGTTATATAAATACTTTGAGCTTGCCTTTCTTTGCAACTTATGTAGGCGAAATGTCAAAATATTCTCCCTACCTTAACGCCGCCTATGCTAGATCTATTTCGAGTCAGACTATGGGTTTGAGTCTCATCCAGTCTTTAACTCCAACCGAATTGGCACGAGCCACAGCAAAGTGA